In one window of Haemorhous mexicanus isolate bHaeMex1 chromosome 31, bHaeMex1.pri, whole genome shotgun sequence DNA:
- the LOC132340144 gene encoding NF-X1-type zinc finger protein NFXL1-like, whose product MRRATGCPLSQICIPPPAVLVRSFPVRSSPDPCGTTGFPCLPPGSSPCCYPGTTTFVSLGSLAQAAGCAKPCGLVATTCVPPCGQGVAECTTRCRNPCCCCWVTESCARSQDCCQEVAKRSTGTCQDPCCQEVTKCVTTCQDPCRQEVTKCVTTCQDPCRQEVTKCVTTCQDPCCQEVSKCVTTCQDPCCQEVSKCVTTCQDPCCQEVTKCVTTCQDPCHQEVSKCVTTCQDPCRQEVSKCVTTCQDPCCQEVTKCVTTCQDPCCKEVTKCVTTCQDPCCKEVTKCVTTCQDPCCKEVTRCTTTHVDPCCQEVTKCVTTCVDPCCKEVSKCVTTCQDPCRQEVTKCVTTCQDPCCKEVTKCVTTCQDPCCQEVTKCVTTCQDPCCQEVTKCVTTCQDPCCQEVSKCTTTCQDPCCKEVTTCTTCVDPCCQEVSKCVTRCVDPCCQEVTRCVTTCVDPCGKKAPRGLTPCYDPCCKKVTKWSSPWVIPWCRKGSKSSTRCGDPCSKKGSKSSSRCVDPCYKKVPKCSTPCQDPCCVTRCDPRCVDTCCQEVTKCRTRCVDPCCQEVTKCVTRCVDPCCKEVTKCTTRCVDPCCQEVTKCVTTCQDPCCQEVTKCTTRCVDPCCQEVTKCVTRCVDPCCKEVTKCTTRCVDPCCQEVTKCVTTCQDPCCQEITKCRTRCVDPCSQEVTKCVTTCQDPCCVTRCATRCVDPCCQEVTKCVTTCQDPCCQEVTKCTTTRCVDPCCQEVTKRVTTCRDPCCVTRCATRCVDPCCQEVTKRATRCVDPCCQGVTTCATRCVDPCCQGVTRCQDPCCVTRCATRCVDSCCQGVTTCQNSCCQGMTTCTSTCQDPCCQGVTTCPTTCQSSCCQGVTTCTSTCQNSCCQGMTTCRTTCQDPCCQGMTTCSTTCQDPCCQGCRGGVQVVTRCADSCPTTCVTQTCPVCGQRCSVSGCPKFRAR is encoded by the exons ATGCGCCGCGCCACCGGCTGCCCGCTGAGCCAGATCTGCATCCCCCCTCCCGCCGTCCTGGTGAGGAGCTTCCCGGTGAGATCCAGCCCGGATCCCTGCGGCACCACCGGCTTCCCGTGCCTCCCTCccggcagcagcccctgctgctaCCCCGGCACCACCACCTTCGTCAGCCTGGGGAGCCTGGCCCAGGCCGCCGGCTGCGCCAAGCCCTGCGGCCTCGTGGCCACCACGTGCGTCCCCCCGTGCGGCCAGGGCGTGGCTGAGTGCACCACGAGGTGCAGGaacccctgctgctgctgctgggtgacCGAGAGCTGCGCCAGGAGCCAGGACTGCTGCCAGGAGGTGGCCAAGCGCTCCACAGGCACGTGCCAggatccctgctgccaggaggtcACCAAGTGTGTCACCACGTGCCAGGATCCCTGCCGCCAGGAGGTCACCAAGTGTGTCACCACGTGTCAGGATCCATGCCGTCAGGAGGTCACCAAGTGTGTCACCACGTGTCAggatccctgctgccaggaggtcTCCAAGTGTGTCACCACGTGTCAGGATCCGTGCTGCCAGGAGGTCTCCAAGTGTGTCACCACGTGCCAggatccctgctgccaggaggtcACCAAGTGTGTCACCACGTGCCAGGATCCGTGCCATCAAGAGGTCTCCAAGTGTGTCACCACATGTCAGGATCCATGCCGTCAAGAGGTCTCCAAGTGTGTCACCACGTGCCAggatccctgctgccaggaggtcACCAAGTGTGTCACCACGTGCCAAGATCCCTGTTGTAAGGAAGTGACCAAGTGTGTCACCACGTGCCAGGATCCATGTTGTAAGGAAGTGACCAAGTGTGTCACCACATGCCAGGATCCATGTTGCAAAGAAGTGACCAGGTGCACCACCACGCATGTggatccctgctgccaggaggtcACCAAGTGTGTCACCACGTGTGTGGACCCGTGTTGTAAGGAGGTCTCCAAGTGTGTCACCACGTGCCAGGATCCGTGCCGTCAAGAGGTCACCAAGTGTGTCACCACGTGCCAAGATCCCTGTTGTAAGGAAGTAACCAAATGTGTCACCACGTGCCAagatccctgctgccaggaggtcACCAAATGTGTCACCACGTGCCAagatccctgctgccaggaggtcACCAAATGTGTCACCACGTGCCAAGATCCCTGCTGCCAAGAGGTGTCCAAGTGCACCACAACATGCCAAGATCCATGTTGCAAGGAAGTGACCACGTGTACCACGTGTGTGGACCCGTGTTGTCAGGAGGTGTCCAAGTGTGTCACCAGGTGTGTGGACCCGTGCTGTCAGGAGGTCACCAG GTGTGTCACCACGTGTGTGGACCCGTGTGGCAAGAAAGCCCCCAGGGGCCTCACGCCGTGTTACGACCCCTGCTGCAAGAAGGTGACCAAGTGGAGCAGCCCGTGGGTGATTCCGTGGTGCAGGAAAGGCTCCAAGTCCAGCACCAGATGTGGAGATCCCTGTTCCAAGAAGGGAAGCAAGTCCAGCTCCAGATGTGTGGATCCGTGCTACAAGAAGGTGCCCAAGTGCTCCACCCCGTGCCAAGATCCGTGCTGTGTGACCAGGTGTGACCCCAGGTGCGTGGACACGTGTTGTCAGGAGGTCACCAAGTGCAGAACCAGGTGTGTtgatccctgctgccaggaggtcACCAAGTGTGTCACCAGGTGTGTGGATCCATGTTGCAAGGAGGTCACCAAGTGCACCACCAGGTGTGTggatccctgctgccaggaggtcACCAAGTGTGTCACCACATGCCAGGacccctgctgccaggaggtcACCAAGTGCACCACCAGGTGTGTtgatccctgctgccaggaggtcACCAAGTGTGTCACCAGGTGTGTGGATCCGTGTTGCAAGGAGGTCACCAAGTGCACCACCAGGTGTGTTGATCCATGTTGTCAGGAGGTCACCAAGTGTGTCACCACGTGCCAggatccctgctgccaggagatCACCAAGTGTAGAACCAGGTGCGTTGACCCGTGCTCCCAGGAGGTCACCAAGTGCGTCACCACGTGCCAAGatccctgctgtgtcaccagaTGTGCCACCAGGTGTGTcgatccctgctgccaggaggtcACCAAGTGTGTCACCACATGCCAagatccctgctgccaggaggtgACAAAGTGCACCACCACCAGGTGTGTcgatccctgctgccaggaggtcACCAAGCGCGTCACCACGTGCCGGGatccctgctgtgtcaccagaTGTGCCACCAGATGTGTGGACCCATGCTGCCAGGAGGTCACCAAGCGCGCCACCAGATGTGTtgatccctgctgccagggtgTCACCACGTGTGCCACCAGGTGCGTGGATCCCTGTTGCCAGGGGGTGACCAGGTGCCAAGATCCCTGTTGTGTCACCAGATGTGCCACCAGGTGTGTGgactcctgctgccagggagtgACCACCTGCCAaaattcctgctgccagggaatgACCACCTGCACCTCCACCTGCCAGgacccctgctgccagggagtgACCACCTGCCCCACCACCTGCCAAagttcctgctgccagggagtgACCACTTGCACCTCCACCTGCCAaaattcctgctgccagggaatgACCACCTGCCGCACCACCTGCCAGgacccctgctgccagggaatgACCACCTGCTCCACAACCTGCCAGGACCCCTGTTGCCAGGGA TGCCGTGGAGGTGTCCAGGTTGTCACCAGGTGTGCCGACTCCTGTCCCACCACCTGCGTCACCCAGACCTGCCCGGTGTGCGGCCAGCGCTGCTCTGTCTCGGGCTGCCCCAAATTCCGGGCTCGCTGA
- the LOC132340179 gene encoding titin-like — protein sequence MSLNQMQIKQELQLPPGLGKTAPKQSPEHPQIPVPSPCPEPLPAAAKFPEKAIPEPGKGEAAVPQEQQTQFPRELPTPEPAPRLEEKSCPEPKQEVKEIPVPVPVPCAQEKQQRQEIPVSIPEKQECKEIPVSIPEKQERKEIPVSIPEKQERKEIPVSVPEKQERKEIPVSVPEKQERKEIPVSVPDPAPCSQEKQECKEIPVSIPEKQECKDSPVPIPVSIPEPAPCSQEKQEFQEIPVSIPEKQECKDSPVPIPVPEPTPCSQEKQEFQEIPEHIPSFQEKQEFQEISEPTPSFQEKQEFQISEPIPCSQEKQEFQEISEPIPCSQEKQEFQEISEPIPCSQEKQEFQEIPEQRSLPEKFPPLEQQLEQPGPWQK from the coding sequence ATGTCTCTGAACCAGATGCAAAtcaagcaggagctgcagctcccccccGGGTTGGGTAAAACCGCCCCAAAACAGAGCCCGGAGCATCCCCAAATCCCGGtgccctccccctgccccgAGCCGCTCCCGGCAGCGGCGAAATTCCCGGAAAAGGCGATCCCAGAACCGGGAAAAGGGGAAGCTGCcgtgccccaggagcagcaaacCCAATTCCCCCGGGAATTGCCGACCCCCGAACCTGCTCCGCGCCTGGAAGAGAAATCCTGCCCGGAACCGAAGCAGGAGGTCAAGGAGATCCcggttcccgttcccgttccctgcgcccaggagaagcagcagcgcCAGGAAATCCCGGTGTCCATCCCGGAAAAACAGGAATGCAAGGAAATCCCGGTGTCCATCCCGGAAAAACAGGAGCGCAAGGAAATCCCGGTGTCCATCCCAGAAAAACAGGAGCGCAAGGAAATCCCGGTGTCCGTCCCAGAAAAACAGGAGCGCAAGGAAATCCCGGTGTCCGTCCCAGAAAAACAGGAGCGCAAGGAAATCCCGGTGTCCGTCCCTGACCCTGCCCCGTGCTCccaagaaaagcaggaatgcaaGGAAATCCCGGTGTCCATCCCAGAAAAACAGGAATGCAaggacagccctgtccccatcccggtTTCCATCCCTGAACCAGCCCCGTGttcccaggaaaagcaggaattccaggaaatCCCGGTGTCCATCCCGGAAAAACAGGAATGCAaggacagccctgtccccatcccagtcccagagCCCACCCCCTGttcccaggaaaagcaggaattccaggagatCCCAGAGCACATCCCATCTTTccaagaaaagcaggaattccaggagatCTCAGAGCCCACCCCATCtttccaggaaaagcaggaattccagATCTCAGAGCCCATCCCCTGTtctcaggaaaagcaggaattccaggagatCTCAGAGCCCATCCCGTGttcccaggaaaagcaggaattccaggagatCTCAGAGCCCATCCCGTGttcccaggaaaagcaggaattccaggagatCCCGGAGCAGCGCTCCCTTCCCGAGAAATTCcctcccctggagcagcagctggagcagcccggCCCGTGGCAGAAATAG
- the LOC132340199 gene encoding proline-rich protein 9-like → MSYYYEQCKQPCLPPPCLQKCVKCPEPCATQCVEVCQAPCATQCATTCATQCVEPCATQCATSCAPQCVDVCAKPCSSQCVEVCAPQCADVCATQCATSCAPQCVDVCATQCATSCAPQCVDVCATQCSTSCAPQCVDVCPAQCPEPCATKCVEQCQAEVCSTKCVESCEAVCLEPCSRPC, encoded by the coding sequence ATGTCCTACTACTACGAGCAGTGcaagcagccctgcctgccccctccctgcctgcagaagTGCGTCAAGTGCCCGGAGCCCTGCGCCACCCAGTGCGTCGAGGTCTGCCAggccccctgtgccacccagtGCGCCACCACCTGTGCCACCCAGTGCGTggagccctgtgccacccagtGTGCCACCAGCTGCGCCCCGCAGTGCGTGGACGTCTGCGCCAAGCCTTGCTCCAGCCAGTGCGTGGAGGTCTGCGCCCCGCAGTGCGCGGACGTCTGTGCCACCCAGTGTGCCACCAGCTGTGCCCCTCAGTGCGTGGACGTCTGTGCCACCCAGTGTGCCACCAGCTGTGCCCCTCAGTGCGTGGACGTCTGTGCCACCCAGTGCTCCACCAGCTGCGCCCCGCAGTGCGTGGACGTCTGCCCCGCCCAGTGCCCCGAGCCCTGTGCCACCAAGTGCGTGGAGCAGTGCCAGGCCGAGGTTTGCAGCACCAAGTGCGTGGAGTCGTGTGAGGCCGTGTGCCTGGAGCCCTGCTCCCGCCCCTGCTGA